The following nucleotide sequence is from Candidatus Methanosuratincola sp..
GCAAGCCCATCACAGAAGCGTATGCGTCCATGTCCTCGAGCGTCCCGGACATGCTCACGGTCGCAGCGGCGGTGCCGATCAGCTCTGAGGTCGAGGTCCGCGGGTCGAGGGACACGATCTCGACCGTCTTCGACCCGTCCCCCTCTTCGCTGTGTATTATGTGGACGAACTCCCTCTTCCCCGAGGTCTCGTAAGCCCTGAGGAAGAACTCGCCGAGGCGGTGGATGTAGGATCTCGGCACCCTCCCCTTCGAGAGGAGATCCATCTTGATCCTCTCCCCGAATTCGTGGACCTCCTCGAGGAATATGGGCAAAGACTCGCCGACCCTCGCGGATTTTAGGGCCTGCTCCGCGACCGACTTCAGGTCCACCACGTGTTCGCCGAACCCCTTCGCCTCGACCGTCGACAGCAAAGACTCTGCGAACCTCACGACGTCCGCCTTGCCGTAGTTGTCGGCCTCCCTCGAGCAGAGCAGGATCGAGTTCACCGAGATCCTGTCGCTCTCGTACTCGTTGACCGTTTCCGGGAGGTTGTGCGCCTCGTCGAGTATCACTACGTATTGGGATATGGACTGCCCTAGGCGCTTCACGAATGTGTCCCTGATCTCCCTGTTGAAGAGGTAGGCGTAGCTGAGTGCCACGACGTCCATATGCGGGAGTATGAGCTTGGTCATCTCGTAGGGGCAGAGTTCACTGCTCTTGGACTGGGAGATAAGGTCGAACGCCGCCGTTGGGGACTCGAGGAAATCCTCGATCAGGTACTTTACCGTCTTGCCCTCCTCCTCTATGTTCTCGTGATAAGGGCATTTCCTGCTCCTTATGAGGTCCGAGCAGAGCTCCGATACCGTCCTTGGATCTCTGGAGAGGCGGAGGACGGCATCGTTGACGCACATCTCAGCCCTTCCCCGGATCGAGATCCCGGTCACTTTCTCCCTCTTGTTTATCTCGGCAAGCTCCTCGATCACCCTGTCGAGCTCCTTGTAAGTCCTGGCTGCGTAGAGTATCCTGAGCCCTGCGGGCTTGCACGCCTGGAGTGCGCCGGCCAAGGATCCCGCGGTCTTTCCGAGGCCGCTAGCGCCGTCCACGACCGCGTGCGAGCGCCTCTCCACGGCCCCGGAGACTACCCTGAGCAGCTCCTCTTGGTTCGGCTTGAATGACGGATAGGGGAAGTATAGCCATTCGGACATCAACTAGGTCTGCTCCATGCGATAAGACCGTTCGGGTCGATTTAACACTGTCGGAGGGCAACCCGAATGGTCCAGCTCAGGACGGAGTGGCGCTAGAACCTCAGGGCACCCAGAACGGCCCGCAAAGGGTCGTTCCCGGAACCAAAAACAGGAGGTGGGAAATGCAAAAAGATTTAGCCTCTCCGAACGGATTAAGATCAACCTTGGAGGGCAACTTTTTGAGTCTCAGGGAGTTCATAGAGTCGGAGCGGACCGCAGCCGGCGGCGGCGTACTTGAGATTGAGGACGAGGTATCGACCGAGTACGAGGGTGCCGCCCTGATGAAAGAACACGACGGCGGACCGATCCTCTTGTTCAAGAGGATGAGAGGGTATGCCCACCAGGCGGTGGCAGGGGTCTGCGGAACGCGCGAAAGGATATACAGGGCGATAGGGGCAGACAGGGAGACGTACTGCAGGAGGCTTTCGTGGGCGGTCCAGAACCCCAAGCCGCCCGAGGCGGTGGAGGGCGGGCCAGTGATTGATGTGATCGAGCCGCCCGACCTGGACAGCTTGCCGATATTCAAGCACTACGAGAAGGATCCCGGGAAGTACATTACCTCCGGCATCGTGGTCGCAAGGAGCGTAGACGGGAGCTTCCAGAACGCGTCCGTGCACAGGATGCTGGTCCTCGGCAAGGACAGGCTGGCGATCAGGATCGTGCCTAGGCACCTCTATGCGATGAGGGAGGATGCAGCAATGGTGGGCAAGGACCTACAGGTCGCCGTAGTCATAGGCACCCACCCCGCCGTGATGGTCGGAGTGAACTCCGGCCCGGACTACAAGGTCAACGAGCTCTGGGTCGCCAACTCGCTGCTCGGGGGGAGGTTGAAGGTCGTGAGGTGCCCGGACGTTGAGATCGACGTGCCATGCGACGCGGAGTTTGTGCTCGAGGGCGAGATAAGCGCCGACGAGACTGCGGACGAGGGGCCCTTCGTCGACCTGACCGGTACCTACGACATAGTGAGGAAGCAGCCGGTGGTCAGGATCAGGAGGGTGCTGAGAAGGAGGGCCCCAATCTACCAGGCGCTGCTTCCCGGCGGGAGTGAGCACAAGCTGCTGATGGGAGTCCCCAAGGAAGTCAGGATGTATGAGGCGGTCTCAAAGGCGGTCCCGAAGGTCAAGGGCGTGAGGCTTACCCCTGGAGGGTGCTGCTGGTTCCACGCCGTGGTGTCAATAAAGAAGCAGGCAGACGGCGACGGGAAGAACGCGGCGCTGGCCGCACTCGGATCGAACCCAAGCCTGAAGCACGTCGTGGTGGTCGACGAGGACGTGGACATCGACAACCCCGAGGAGGTCGAGTGGGCCATCGCCACAAGGTTCCAGGGGGACAGGGACCTGATAGTTGTAGGGGGTGCGAGGGGTTCTACGCTCGATCCCTCCTCGGACCAGACCAAGATTCTGACCGCAAAGCTCGGGATCGATGCGACCATCCCCTGGAGCAAGCCCAAGGAGAAGTTCTTGCGGGCCTCGATACCAGAGAGGGCGAGGACAGGGTAGTTCTGATGGAGAAAACCAGTATAGGAAGGGAAGGGAAGATGGTCGACGTTAGCGCGAGGTAGAAGCCGGGGAAGGAGGGGTTGGGCGTTGGACCTCGACGGTGAAGAGGAATTGATGCTCGGCGGGAGGGAGGGTACCGCTGTCAGAAAGGCGATGGAGCTGCTCGTGGCGATCGGGGAGGTCATGGGGGCCGAGAGGATGGTGAAGATCTCCAGCGCCCAGGTCTCAGGGGTATCGTACGGAAACATAGGCGAGGCAGGACTTGAGTTCTTGGAGGACTGGGCCGAGAACGGCGCCAGGGTCAGGGTCCCGACCACGCTCAACCCATGCGGGATGGATCTGGAAAGGTGGCAGGAGATGGGGGTCGATGAACATTATCGGGAGAAGCAGCTCAGGATCATCGAGGCGTTCAGGAGTATGGGGGTGATTACGACCTGCACCTGCACCCCGTACCTGGTCGGGAATCTCCCGAGGGAGGGGGACCACGTCGCCTGGTCCGAGTCGTCCGCGGTATGCTACGCCAACTCCGTGATAGGGGCCAGGACGAACAGGGAGGGCGGGCCCTCGGCTCTCGCAGCGGCGATTGTTGGCAGGACACCGATGTACGGTCTCCACCTGGAGGAAAACCGGGCACCGACGGTGATCATCGAGGTGGAGGCGGAGCTCAGGACGAGGCACGATTTCAGCCTATTAGGGTACGCAGTCGGCAGGAGAATCGGCACGGGGGTGCCGCTCTTCAAAGGGATACGCCGGGCTGACCGGGACTGCCTCAAGATGATGTGCGCCGCGCTCGCGGCTTCTGGCGGGATTGCCCTATTCCACATACCCGGGCTGACGCCAGAGGGCGGCAGGTGGCGGTGCGAAGGGCTCGAGCGGGTGACGATCGGCGACCGCGAGATCGAGGACTGCCGCAATGCGCTCACCTCCGGGGGCGAACCGGACCTCTGCTGCATCGGGTGCCCACACTGCAGCCTTGAAGAGCTGGGGGAGGTCGCACGGCTCGTCAAGGGGAGGAAGGTCGCCCAGGGGAAGGGGCTCTGGGTATGGACATCGAAGAGGGTCAGGGACGAAGGCGAGCGGGCCGGGCACGTCCGCACGATCGAGGAGGGGGGCGGCAAGGTATTTGCTGATACGTGCATGGTCGTCTGCCCCCTCGAAAGGGCAGGTTTCGGGCATATGGTGACGGACTCGTGCAAGGCAGCACACTACGTTCCCTCGACCGCGGGCATGAAGGTCAGGGTCGCCGGTCTGCGCGAGGCTGTGGAGAGCGTGTTGGAGCATGAATGATGAGGTCGTCCTGAGGGGCAGAGGCATTGCGAAGTTCAGGGACCAAGGCGAGGCACTCGTCACCAGGCACGGGATCTCCTTCTTCGGCGGCGTAGACCCAAGTACTGGGGTGGTCAGGGAGAGGGGGCACGAGCTCTTCGGCACGGATTTGACGCGCAGGGTCCTCGTCTTCCCGAAGGGGAAGGGCAGCACGGTCGGCTCCTACGTCCTGTACCAGCTGAGGAAGAACGGGCACGCACCCGCGGCGATAATCAACGTGGAGACGGAGGCAATAATCGCCGCAGGGTGCATACTCGCCGAGATCCCGCTCGTCGACAGGCTGGAAGTTGACCCAGTTGTAGCCATCAGGACCGGGGACTGGGTCGAGGTGGACGGGAGAGCCGGACTCGTGAGGGTAATGAGGCGGGGACCAGACCGCTAGCCGTCATCTAGCTGGCGCGTACAGCAAAATCACCTGGTACAGAAACGTGAATCCCAGGATCGGCTGAGTTGTACCGACGGGGGCGGGGCGGGCGGACGGCAAAGGTTAAGACACCATAGCTAAATATTCTTGTCGGGATTAGCGATGGAAAGACCCTGGGGGATGATCAAGGATCCGGTCCACGGCTATGTCCACATCACTCAGACCGAGAAGGAGGTCATCGACACCCTCCCGCTCCAGAGGCTCAGGAGGATCAAGCAGCTGGTCTTCGCAGACTACGTCTACCCCGGGGCGAACCACACGAGGTTCGAGCACTCGGTAGGCGTGATGCACCTCGCAGGCCTCCTCGGCAAGGCGCTCCCGATCGGCATGGGCAAGGACGATATCCAGAAGATCAGGCTTGCAGGGCTGTGCCACGACCTGGGGCACGGGCCGTTCTCGCACACCTTTGAGCAGGTCCTGATTAAGAGGCTGAACAAGACCCACGAGGACCTCACCCCCTGGGTCGTCAGGGGGACGGAGCTGAGCGAGATCATCTCAAAGCACGGCTTCAGCCCGGACGAGATAGCCGATCTGGCGGTGG
It contains:
- a CDS encoding DUF126 domain-containing protein, with product MNDEVVLRGRGIAKFRDQGEALVTRHGISFFGGVDPSTGVVRERGHELFGTDLTRRVLVFPKGKGSTVGSYVLYQLRKNGHAPAAIINVETEAIIAAGCILAEIPLVDRLEVDPVVAIRTGDWVEVDGRAGLVRVMRRGPDR
- a CDS encoding aconitase X catalytic domain-containing protein gives rise to the protein MDLDGEEELMLGGREGTAVRKAMELLVAIGEVMGAERMVKISSAQVSGVSYGNIGEAGLEFLEDWAENGARVRVPTTLNPCGMDLERWQEMGVDEHYREKQLRIIEAFRSMGVITTCTCTPYLVGNLPREGDHVAWSESSAVCYANSVIGARTNREGGPSALAAAIVGRTPMYGLHLEENRAPTVIIEVEAELRTRHDFSLLGYAVGRRIGTGVPLFKGIRRADRDCLKMMCAALAASGGIALFHIPGLTPEGGRWRCEGLERVTIGDREIEDCRNALTSGGEPDLCCIGCPHCSLEELGEVARLVKGRKVAQGKGLWVWTSKRVRDEGERAGHVRTIEEGGGKVFADTCMVVCPLERAGFGHMVTDSCKAAHYVPSTAGMKVRVAGLREAVESVLEHE
- a CDS encoding UbiD family decarboxylase; amino-acid sequence: MSLREFIESERTAAGGGVLEIEDEVSTEYEGAALMKEHDGGPILLFKRMRGYAHQAVAGVCGTRERIYRAIGADRETYCRRLSWAVQNPKPPEAVEGGPVIDVIEPPDLDSLPIFKHYEKDPGKYITSGIVVARSVDGSFQNASVHRMLVLGKDRLAIRIVPRHLYAMREDAAMVGKDLQVAVVIGTHPAVMVGVNSGPDYKVNELWVANSLLGGRLKVVRCPDVEIDVPCDAEFVLEGEISADETADEGPFVDLTGTYDIVRKQPVVRIRRVLRRRAPIYQALLPGGSEHKLLMGVPKEVRMYEAVSKAVPKVKGVRLTPGGCCWFHAVVSIKKQADGDGKNAALAALGSNPSLKHVVVVDEDVDIDNPEEVEWAIATRFQGDRDLIVVGGARGSTLDPSSDQTKILTAKLGIDATIPWSKPKEKFLRASIPERARTG